A stretch of the Helicoverpa armigera isolate CAAS_96S chromosome 5, ASM3070526v1, whole genome shotgun sequence genome encodes the following:
- the LOC135116940 gene encoding uncharacterized protein LOC135116940 — MSNRKCCVPGCTNGLDTTGYLHKFPNPDKDRQLFNTWVFHIGGDILQLENNHIFKYRRVCNDHFEPKYWCRNNRLAKGAVPTKNMPGLSCSKFSIEKRALRPLQISGPSTSKEPAHLHIHSQGSIEDVQMKENLDPVTSESQSVHSDRQPHSEEENVEVVKDLVHRKVKCVSKKAVKQVAVTKTERALYQKMLQVGVKLSKCRSKVKKQAIKIKALQNITTNPQFLETLDKMSSTSKILTLLQFREHKKEKKGRRFTLEEKIVALTILKQSPKGYRFLRKIFILPSRQILIKLINMADINAGINKNLMAQIKKATLKMKPEHKLCVVLLTKCH, encoded by the exons atgtctaatagaaagtgttgtgttcccggatgtacaaatggcttag acactacggggtatttacataaattccctaatccagataaggataggcagctatttaatacatgggtctttcatattggtggtgacattttgcaacttgaaaataaccatattttcaaataccgccgcgtctgtaatgatcatttcgaaccaaaatattggtgccggaataaccgacttgccaaaggagctgtacctacaaaaaacatgccag gattatcttgctcgaaattcagcattgaaaaaagagcactaagacctcttcagatttcaggaccgtctacatcaaaag aacctgcgcatctacatatacactcacaaggttcaattgaagatgtacaaatgaaagagaatcttg atcctgtcacttcagaatctcagtctgtacacagtgatagacagcctcatagtgaagaagaaaatgttgaggtggtgaaagatcttg tgcatcgcaaagttaaatgtgttagtaagaaggcggtaaaacaggttgctgttacgaaaactgagcgtgctctgtatcagaaaatgctgcaagttggtgtgaaactcagcaaatgccgtagcaaggttaaaaagcaggcaatcaagatcaaggccctgcaaaatattactacaaaccctcaatttttagaaactctagacaaaatgtctagcacatcaaaaattttaactttgctgcagttcagggagcacaaaaaggaaaaaaaaggccggcgtttcacattagaggaaaaaattgtagctttgactatcctcaagcaaagcccaaaaggatacagattcctgaggaaaatctttatcctgccatcacgccaaattttaataaaattaattaatatggcagatataaatgctggtatcaataaaaatttgatggcacaaataaaaaaagccaCACTTAAAATGAAACCAGAGCACAAATTATGTGTGGTTCTTTTGACGAAATGTCACTAA